A stretch of the Myxococcales bacterium genome encodes the following:
- a CDS encoding SDR family NAD(P)-dependent oxidoreductase codes for MLDDLRGRTALITGASRGIGVTLAKRLATEGMHLVLSARDEAKLEGVRAECEALGARVVVVACDVQSATDRARLLERAGEVDALVNNAGVEVTVRVTDQTDDDVRGQIETNLVAPIELTRRVLPGMLARGRGAIAMISSMSGKSATPYNSIYAATKFGLNGFTSSLTMELEGTGVHAGVVCPSFISGSGMWASTGVRAPAMLREVSPEQVAAGLVAVLRGSSEELVTPGPIRPLLAFRELAPSLASSIMKRMGILEVLEQRAAVAGREREAHEPGARR; via the coding sequence ATGCTCGACGATCTCAGGGGCCGAACGGCGCTCATCACCGGCGCGTCCCGTGGCATTGGCGTCACCCTGGCGAAGCGGCTCGCGACCGAGGGGATGCACCTCGTGCTCTCCGCCCGCGACGAGGCGAAGCTCGAGGGGGTCCGGGCCGAGTGCGAGGCGCTCGGCGCGCGGGTCGTCGTGGTGGCGTGCGACGTGCAGTCGGCGACCGACCGCGCGCGCCTGCTCGAGCGCGCCGGCGAGGTCGACGCGCTCGTCAACAACGCCGGCGTCGAGGTCACCGTGCGGGTCACGGACCAGACCGACGACGACGTGCGCGGCCAGATCGAGACGAACCTCGTCGCCCCCATCGAGCTGACCCGCCGGGTGCTGCCGGGCATGCTCGCGCGAGGTCGCGGGGCGATCGCGATGATCTCCTCGATGTCGGGGAAGTCGGCCACGCCCTACAACTCCATTTACGCGGCCACCAAGTTCGGGCTGAACGGCTTCACGTCATCGCTCACGATGGAGCTCGAGGGTACGGGCGTGCACGCGGGCGTGGTGTGCCCGAGCTTCATCTCGGGTTCGGGCATGTGGGCCAGCACCGGCGTGCGGGCGCCCGCGATGCTGCGTGAGGTGTCGCCCGAGCAGGTCGCCGCCGGACTCGTGGCGGTGCTGCGCGGGTCGAGCGAAGAGCTCGTCACGCCGGGCCCCATCCGGCCGCTCCTCGCGTTCCGCGAGCTCGCGCCCTCGCTCGCGTCGAGCATCATGAAGAGGATGGGCATCCTCGAGGTCCTCGAGCAGCGCGCGGCCGTGGCCGGTCGCGAGCGCGAGGCGCACGAACCAGGGGCCCGGCGCTGA
- a CDS encoding PBP1A family penicillin-binding protein, translated as MGAFVWRWTRRALVGLAALAVAGVVAIFLVVRHYERDLPSVIDLRSSYRPPQTTRVLARDGTLLAELFTERRTVIAFKDVPVHMRLAVLAAEDAGFYQHKGVNWLGIARAVIVNLRSGRVRQGGSTITQQVCKNVLLDAEHSYRRKVREAILAGRLEEQLTKDEILELYLNHIYFGNGRFGIEEAARGTFGKPARDLTIGEAALLAGTIAGPELFSPRRDLKRALGRKKFVLDQMRDKHFIDEAQHERAMAEPVRLTPLVEPQSELAPEVVAIARRTLLELEPERAQRGGFTVTTTLDPKLQAAARKAVRENLLAYDKRHGLTGGLKPPAAPVIDKKTKKPVVNRKEPAAYTGTPSFESHRVYTGVVSGTDDAAGLVEVQVGTVSGFFKLGEYERYNPQHASPSAFAPVGAKVRVSLLAPAPAPSADDEKAAAKSRVPLRLELGPEASMVALDVRSRDVLALVGSYEGQAGALDRATQSRRQPGSTFKPLVYSYALHSRRFTAASLIDVNPQAFGGFGPYKPTNYEGWTGKDPLRLREALAGSVNIVAVRVLESVGPANVVDWAKAFGIRSTMKPDLSLALGSYELEAIELVGAYTTLAAGGVYEEPRVVTKIVGPDGKELELRPRPPARRVLEPDVAYLTTHLMTSVIDHGTAQRAKVLGRPLAGKTGTTNDSKDTWFAGFSTDIAAVTWVGYDDGKPLGGAEAGGTTALPAWIAFMKAAHEGRPKSEFPRPGGLVDVKIDKHTGKLANPGDEDAMTELFLAGTEPTEVAEAADGGADASAPTPAPSALASAPLGAPEVPAFPGLPSAPPALPALPALPGLPAPAKVE; from the coding sequence ATCGGGGCGTTCGTGTGGCGCTGGACCCGCCGCGCGCTCGTGGGCCTGGCCGCGCTGGCCGTCGCTGGGGTCGTGGCGATCTTCCTCGTGGTGCGCCACTACGAGCGCGACCTCCCGAGCGTGATCGATCTGCGGTCGAGCTACCGCCCTCCGCAGACGACCCGCGTCCTGGCGCGTGACGGCACGCTGCTCGCCGAGCTGTTCACCGAGCGGCGCACCGTCATCGCCTTCAAAGACGTGCCCGTCCACATGCGGCTCGCCGTGCTAGCCGCCGAGGACGCCGGCTTCTACCAGCACAAGGGCGTGAACTGGCTCGGCATCGCCCGCGCGGTGATCGTGAACCTGCGATCGGGCCGGGTGCGCCAGGGCGGCTCCACCATCACCCAACAGGTCTGCAAGAACGTGCTGCTCGACGCCGAGCACAGCTACCGCCGCAAGGTCCGAGAGGCGATCCTCGCCGGCCGGCTCGAAGAGCAGCTCACCAAAGACGAGATCCTGGAGCTGTATTTAAATCATATCTATTTCGGGAACGGTCGCTTTGGCATCGAGGAGGCCGCGCGCGGCACGTTCGGCAAGCCCGCGCGAGACCTCACCATCGGCGAGGCCGCGCTGCTCGCCGGCACCATCGCCGGCCCCGAGCTCTTCTCGCCGCGCCGCGACCTGAAGCGGGCGCTCGGCCGCAAGAAGTTCGTGCTCGACCAGATGCGCGACAAGCACTTCATCGACGAGGCCCAGCACGAGCGCGCCATGGCCGAGCCCGTGCGCCTCACCCCGCTCGTCGAGCCGCAGAGCGAGCTCGCCCCCGAGGTGGTCGCGATCGCGCGCAGGACGCTGCTCGAGCTCGAGCCCGAGCGCGCGCAGCGCGGCGGCTTCACGGTGACCACCACCCTCGACCCGAAGCTCCAGGCGGCCGCGCGCAAGGCAGTGCGGGAGAACCTGCTCGCGTACGACAAGCGCCATGGGCTGACGGGAGGCCTCAAGCCGCCGGCGGCGCCCGTCATCGACAAGAAGACCAAGAAGCCTGTCGTCAACCGCAAAGAGCCCGCGGCGTACACCGGCACGCCGAGCTTCGAGTCTCACCGCGTGTACACGGGGGTCGTGAGCGGCACCGACGACGCGGCGGGGCTGGTGGAGGTGCAAGTGGGCACCGTGAGTGGGTTCTTCAAGCTCGGCGAGTACGAGCGCTACAACCCCCAGCACGCCTCGCCCAGCGCGTTCGCCCCCGTCGGCGCGAAGGTGCGCGTGAGCCTCCTCGCGCCTGCGCCGGCGCCCTCGGCCGACGACGAGAAGGCGGCCGCCAAGAGCCGCGTGCCGCTCCGGCTCGAGCTCGGCCCGGAGGCCTCGATGGTCGCGCTCGACGTGCGCTCGCGCGACGTGCTCGCGCTCGTGGGCAGCTACGAGGGTCAGGCAGGCGCGCTCGATCGGGCGACGCAGTCACGGAGGCAGCCGGGCTCCACGTTCAAGCCGCTCGTCTACTCCTACGCGCTCCACTCGCGCCGCTTCACGGCCGCGTCGCTCATCGACGTGAACCCGCAGGCATTTGGCGGGTTCGGACCCTACAAGCCCACGAACTACGAGGGGTGGACAGGCAAGGACCCGCTCCGCCTGCGGGAGGCGCTGGCGGGGTCGGTGAACATCGTCGCCGTGCGCGTGCTCGAGAGCGTGGGGCCGGCGAACGTGGTCGACTGGGCCAAGGCGTTCGGCATTCGCTCGACGATGAAGCCCGATCTCTCCCTCGCGCTCGGCAGCTACGAGCTGGAGGCGATCGAGCTCGTGGGCGCCTACACGACGCTCGCGGCGGGCGGCGTGTACGAGGAGCCCCGCGTGGTCACGAAGATCGTGGGCCCCGATGGCAAGGAGCTCGAGCTCCGGCCACGCCCGCCGGCGCGCCGCGTGCTCGAGCCGGACGTGGCGTACCTGACCACGCACCTCATGACGAGCGTGATCGACCACGGCACCGCGCAGCGCGCCAAGGTGCTGGGCCGCCCGCTGGCGGGCAAGACGGGCACGACCAACGACTCGAAGGACACCTGGTTCGCGGGGTTCTCCACCGACATCGCGGCGGTCACGTGGGTGGGCTACGATGACGGCAAGCCGCTCGGGGGCGCAGAGGCCGGCGGCACGACGGCGCTCCCCGCGTGGATCGCGTTCATGAAGGCCGCCCACGAGGGGCGCCCGAAGAGCGAGTTCCCACGGCCCGGCGGGCTCGTCGACGTGAAGATAGACAAACACACGGGAAAGCTCGCGAATCCTGGAGACGAAGACGCCATGACCGAGCTGTTCCTCGCGGGCACCGAGCCCACGGAGGTCGCCGAGGCCGCGGACGGCGGGGCCGACGCGAGCGCGCCCACGCCCGCGCCTTCGGCGCTCGCGTCAGCCCCGCTCGGCGCGCCCGAGGTGCCCGCGTTCCCCGGCCTGCCTTCCGCGCCGCCAGCGCTGCCAGCGCTGCCAGCGCTGCCAGGGCTCCCGGCGCCCGCGAAGGTCGAGTGA